One window from the genome of Hyalangium gracile encodes:
- a CDS encoding class II aldolase/adducin family protein — translation MSPLPHLWQREAIIATARRLNPSGLNQGTSGNLGHRVEDGFLVTPTGMDYDSLRPEDIVFMRFDGSSEGPRLPSSEWRFHRDILVARPEVQAVLHTHSLHSTALACLRRGIPPFHYMVAVAGGTDIRCAPYATFGTEELSRHAVAALEGRKACLLANHGLITVGADLAGAFKLAVEVETLAAMYLRALQVGEPVLLDDAEMAVVLEKFRTYGQQKR, via the coding sequence GTGAGCCCCCTGCCGCACCTGTGGCAGCGTGAGGCCATCATCGCCACCGCTCGGCGGCTGAACCCTTCCGGGCTCAATCAGGGCACCTCCGGCAACCTCGGCCACCGCGTGGAGGACGGCTTCCTCGTCACTCCCACCGGCATGGACTACGACTCGCTGCGTCCCGAGGACATCGTCTTCATGCGCTTCGATGGGAGCTCGGAGGGACCGAGGCTTCCCTCCTCCGAGTGGCGATTCCACCGGGACATCCTCGTGGCGCGGCCCGAGGTCCAGGCCGTGCTCCACACCCACTCCCTGCACAGCACGGCGCTCGCGTGCCTGCGCCGTGGCATTCCGCCCTTCCATTACATGGTGGCCGTGGCCGGAGGCACCGACATCCGCTGCGCGCCCTACGCCACCTTCGGGACCGAGGAGCTGTCCCGTCACGCCGTGGCCGCGCTCGAGGGGCGCAAGGCGTGCCTCCTGGCCAACCACGGGCTGATCACCGTGGGCGCGGACCTGGCCGGAGCCTTCAAGCTGGCCGTCGAAGTCGAGACCCTCGCCGCCATGTACCTTCGGGCACTCCAGGTGGGCGAGCCCGTGCTCCTCGATGACGCCGAGATGGCCGTAGTATTGGAGAAGTTCCGGACCTACGGGCAGCAAAAGAGGTGA
- a CDS encoding MBL fold metallo-hydrolase: MARVRIRWGRLLGALVVLGLIAGGIKLLTAELSPAPAHARAAPKLDALPRVEVCWLEFSRSDVWGQMGTAGLTRTATWRNTASGLLVRHPKGEVLIDAGYSPNVLEETKGRPLLQRLFTKIALGGLRDASTATQALQRVGATPAGLKGFIASHAHQDHLGGMVELTQVPVWLPPEELELIRAHDEAVVLEQARAVEGRMTAMAFEPKPYETFDESFDFFGDGVLVVTKIPGHTPGSIATFVNLSPTKRLVHVGDTVNLTESIERRLPKSTVMQFFTDTDSGEAKAAVAKLSQLHELVPELHFLPAHDREAWKKFFGGTPGCVTAK, from the coding sequence ATGGCCAGAGTGAGGATTCGCTGGGGACGTCTCCTGGGCGCGCTCGTCGTGCTCGGGCTCATCGCGGGGGGCATCAAGCTCCTGACCGCGGAGCTGTCCCCCGCGCCGGCCCACGCCCGCGCCGCGCCGAAGCTGGATGCGCTCCCGCGGGTGGAGGTGTGCTGGCTGGAGTTCTCGCGCAGTGACGTCTGGGGGCAGATGGGCACGGCGGGCCTGACGCGCACCGCCACCTGGAGGAACACCGCCTCCGGGCTGCTCGTGCGGCACCCCAAGGGCGAGGTGCTCATCGACGCCGGCTACAGCCCGAACGTGCTCGAGGAGACGAAGGGCCGGCCGCTCCTGCAGCGGCTCTTCACGAAGATTGCCCTCGGGGGACTCCGGGATGCATCCACGGCGACCCAGGCGCTCCAGCGTGTCGGGGCCACGCCGGCCGGGTTGAAGGGGTTCATCGCCTCGCACGCGCACCAGGACCACCTGGGCGGCATGGTGGAGCTCACCCAGGTGCCGGTGTGGCTGCCTCCCGAGGAGCTGGAGCTCATCCGCGCGCATGACGAGGCCGTCGTGCTGGAGCAGGCCAGGGCGGTGGAGGGACGGATGACGGCGATGGCCTTCGAGCCGAAGCCCTATGAGACCTTCGACGAGAGCTTCGACTTCTTCGGGGATGGCGTGCTCGTGGTGACGAAGATTCCGGGACACACGCCGGGCAGCATCGCCACCTTCGTCAACCTGTCCCCCACGAAGCGGCTGGTGCACGTGGGAGACACGGTCAACCTCACCGAGTCCATCGAGCGGCGCCTGCCCAAGAGCACCGTCATGCAGTTCTTCACGGACACGGACAGCGGCGAGGCGAAGGCCGCGGTGGCGAAGCTCTCCCAGCTCCACGAGCTGGTCCCGGAGCTCCACTTCCTGCCCGCGCACGACCGCGAGGCGTGGAAGAAGTTCTTCGGGGGCACCCCGGGCTGCGTCACCGCGAAGTAG
- the mtnA gene encoding S-methyl-5-thioribose-1-phosphate isomerase, whose translation MKVHGQPMRTIWVEPDGWSVGIIDQTRLPHAFVTLRLTTMEEVAHAIRSMQVRGAPLIGAAAAYGVCLALRVDASDGALEKSCAALAATRPTAINLHWALEEMRRALRPLSAPERVAAAYRRAAAIADEDVAINRSIGSNGLPLLQAAWERKGKKGRLNVLTHCNAGWLATVDWGTALSPIYLAHEAGLPVHVWVDETRPRNQGASLTAWELGQHGVPHTVIADNVGGHLMQHGEVDLCIVGTDRTTARGDVANKIGTYLKALAAKDNGVPFYVALPSPTIDWTLEDGVRDIPIEQREGAELTDISGRLPSGDVVTVRITPPGSPAANYGFDVTPARLVTALVTERGVCAASPEGLRSLFPERFRGTGT comes from the coding sequence ATGAAGGTTCATGGCCAGCCGATGCGCACCATCTGGGTCGAGCCCGACGGCTGGTCCGTGGGCATCATCGACCAGACGCGTCTGCCGCACGCCTTCGTGACGCTGCGGCTCACCACCATGGAGGAGGTGGCCCATGCCATCCGCTCCATGCAGGTGCGAGGCGCTCCACTCATCGGCGCCGCCGCTGCTTATGGCGTGTGCCTGGCCCTGCGCGTGGATGCGTCCGACGGAGCGCTGGAGAAGTCCTGCGCCGCGCTGGCGGCCACCCGACCTACCGCCATCAACCTGCACTGGGCCCTGGAGGAGATGCGCCGGGCCCTCCGGCCGCTCTCTGCCCCCGAGCGTGTCGCCGCGGCCTACCGGCGCGCCGCGGCCATCGCAGACGAGGACGTGGCCATCAACCGGAGCATCGGCTCCAACGGCCTGCCGCTCCTTCAGGCCGCCTGGGAGCGCAAGGGCAAGAAGGGTCGGCTCAACGTCCTCACCCACTGCAACGCGGGCTGGCTCGCCACCGTGGACTGGGGCACCGCCCTCTCGCCCATCTACCTCGCCCACGAGGCGGGCCTCCCCGTGCATGTCTGGGTCGATGAGACGCGGCCGCGGAACCAGGGCGCCAGCCTCACCGCCTGGGAGCTGGGCCAGCACGGCGTGCCCCACACCGTCATCGCCGACAACGTGGGCGGCCACCTCATGCAGCACGGCGAGGTGGACCTGTGCATCGTCGGCACCGACCGGACCACCGCTCGCGGCGATGTGGCGAACAAGATCGGCACCTACCTGAAGGCCCTCGCCGCCAAGGACAACGGCGTGCCCTTCTACGTGGCGCTGCCTTCTCCCACCATCGACTGGACGCTCGAGGATGGCGTGCGCGACATCCCCATCGAGCAGCGCGAGGGCGCCGAGCTCACCGACATCAGCGGGCGGCTGCCCTCCGGCGACGTCGTCACCGTGCGCATCACGCCCCCGGGCAGCCCCGCCGCAAACTATGGCTTCGATGTGACTCCGGCCCGGCTGGTGACGGCGCTCGTCACCGAGCGCGGAGTGTGCGCAGCCTCCCCCGAAGGACTGCGGTCGCTCTTCCCCGAGCGCTTCCGAGGAACCGGGACGTGA
- a CDS encoding LysR family transcriptional regulator yields the protein MPPRKLPRHLNWLEAFAAAVEAGSLEGAAEHLGVARSVVSEHIRALEASLGDGEPLLERGPGRRLHLTPRGQRLYAGTQTPLHQLDLKRLRDLASSEPSLRLGLNHTLSTMLLRDIARDAAQAGIKLEIGFGGPFELVREVQTGQRDVVIGFTPLPSHRGVEAESLISLPFVVLAGPDTPLAARAGARKALQVKDLEGQSFVDWLRDDPYGGANSARFAAHGVTVREVARVESFLHLFDVLRAFGQACAVAPDLRPLSPFPPELHVWPLQEEQPQLIEVVALWPTGAHSAETRHVLQGLRRRLGQKRRKTD from the coding sequence ATGCCCCCTCGCAAGCTGCCGCGACACCTCAACTGGCTGGAGGCCTTCGCGGCCGCCGTCGAGGCCGGCAGCCTGGAGGGCGCCGCCGAGCACCTGGGCGTCGCCCGCTCCGTCGTCAGCGAGCACATCCGCGCCCTCGAGGCCTCCCTCGGGGATGGCGAGCCCCTGCTCGAGCGCGGGCCGGGCCGCCGCCTCCACCTCACCCCTCGCGGCCAGCGGCTCTACGCCGGCACCCAGACGCCGCTGCACCAGCTGGACCTCAAGCGCCTGAGAGACCTGGCCAGCTCCGAGCCCAGCCTCCGCCTGGGCCTCAACCACACGCTCTCCACCATGCTCCTGCGCGACATCGCCCGGGACGCCGCCCAGGCCGGCATCAAGCTGGAGATCGGCTTCGGCGGCCCCTTCGAGCTCGTGCGCGAGGTGCAGACGGGCCAGCGCGACGTCGTCATCGGCTTCACGCCCCTGCCCTCCCACCGGGGCGTCGAGGCCGAGTCCCTCATCAGCCTGCCCTTCGTGGTGCTCGCCGGCCCAGACACGCCCCTGGCCGCCCGCGCCGGGGCGCGCAAGGCCCTCCAGGTGAAGGACCTCGAGGGCCAGTCCTTCGTCGACTGGCTCCGGGATGATCCCTACGGCGGCGCCAACAGCGCGCGCTTCGCGGCCCACGGCGTCACCGTTCGCGAGGTGGCCCGCGTGGAGAGCTTCCTCCACCTCTTCGATGTCCTCCGCGCCTTCGGGCAGGCCTGCGCCGTCGCGCCGGACCTGCGGCCCCTGAGCCCCTTCCCTCCCGAGCTCCACGTCTGGCCGCTCCAGGAGGAGCAGCCCCAGCTCATCGAGGTGGTGGCCCTCTGGCCCACCGGCGCCCACAGCGCGGAGACCCGCCATGTCCTCCAGGGACTGCGACGGCGCCTGGGGCAGAAACGTCGGAAAACCGACTAG
- a CDS encoding calcium-binding EGF-like domain-containing protein, which translates to MNPTVDAGSDGGVTPIPDGGTDGGTPPQACGDLVEDNVLTRWSAWSEDNAVTNLSTLGAPDVVRGTSSLRAVTQSGFDFALRYTPAGGTMNVSSAAQLRFAIRALNTTPTGWQGNFPVVVLQDSTGKRRTYTPSRQFLGRDGASWVPITLPLAGDATWSLSGSAVNLAALSRVELHADTWESGFTLDVDAMSFEQAQTVCSLECPNACSGRGTCDATILACTCDLGYGGPACATCAPGFVSQNGTCVLPNDANHSEWPNATSKANSDTWLQVHHAQLQTLKPKVLALNFVNPSNPTQVSQLISQLISAFAEGSKVQGSKNASAPAQLQYQLAKPILDLRDGVNGRPPPPSGYAYENSTLFPRRPQSEPGGWRFDYATLFEQGFAQHYGYRDPANASRYLTLCELVDRGEIHELWVIGSGDVPDVNAAEVLESKPRYTRTGNRIPNAVERCAGNGCFDEDVPFCGRSLRIGFVNYNRGPGCYVHSHGHGLEWTSNSGAVPALTEWFTPLARFDLDTRYSLPFSKWYDMGCATEPCLSFPSATSARVVHQGSTYNVNPYDAACGNVHFPPNGVSHYDYGNATSVRTSCSGFGRHQGAGGTDATELVNKDTWARYLPLANDCGGEFLVWWFQNMPGYNSGQTYSDGRPMPSLWPFFFY; encoded by the coding sequence ATGAACCCCACCGTCGACGCCGGCAGCGATGGCGGAGTCACTCCCATTCCGGACGGCGGGACGGACGGCGGAACGCCTCCCCAGGCCTGCGGCGATCTCGTCGAGGACAACGTGCTGACGCGCTGGTCCGCCTGGTCCGAGGACAACGCCGTGACGAACCTGAGCACGCTCGGAGCGCCCGACGTGGTTCGCGGCACCAGCTCACTGCGTGCCGTCACCCAGTCCGGCTTCGACTTCGCCCTGCGCTACACGCCTGCTGGCGGCACGATGAATGTCTCCAGCGCCGCGCAGCTGCGCTTCGCCATCCGCGCGCTCAACACCACGCCCACCGGCTGGCAGGGCAACTTCCCCGTGGTGGTGCTCCAGGACTCGACCGGCAAGCGGCGCACGTACACCCCCAGCCGCCAGTTCCTCGGCCGCGACGGCGCCAGCTGGGTACCCATCACCCTCCCCCTGGCGGGCGATGCCACCTGGAGCCTCTCCGGCAGCGCGGTGAACCTGGCGGCCCTGAGCCGCGTGGAGCTCCACGCGGACACCTGGGAGTCCGGCTTCACCCTGGACGTGGACGCCATGAGCTTCGAGCAGGCGCAGACCGTCTGCTCCCTCGAGTGCCCCAACGCCTGCAGCGGCCGCGGCACCTGCGACGCCACCATCCTCGCCTGCACCTGCGACCTGGGCTACGGCGGCCCCGCCTGCGCCACCTGCGCCCCTGGCTTCGTCTCGCAGAACGGCACCTGCGTGCTGCCCAATGACGCCAACCACTCCGAGTGGCCCAACGCCACCAGCAAGGCCAACAGCGACACCTGGCTCCAGGTCCACCACGCCCAGCTCCAGACGCTCAAGCCCAAGGTGCTGGCGCTCAACTTCGTCAACCCGAGCAACCCCACCCAGGTCTCCCAGCTCATCTCCCAGCTCATCAGCGCGTTCGCCGAGGGCTCCAAGGTCCAGGGCTCCAAGAACGCGTCGGCGCCCGCGCAGCTCCAGTACCAGCTGGCCAAACCCATCCTGGACCTGCGGGACGGAGTGAACGGCCGTCCGCCGCCGCCCTCGGGGTACGCGTACGAGAACAGCACCCTCTTCCCGCGCCGGCCCCAGAGCGAGCCCGGCGGCTGGCGCTTCGACTACGCCACCCTCTTCGAGCAGGGCTTCGCCCAGCACTACGGCTATCGGGATCCGGCCAACGCCAGCCGCTACCTCACCCTGTGCGAGCTGGTGGACCGTGGAGAGATCCACGAGCTGTGGGTCATCGGCTCGGGGGATGTGCCGGACGTGAACGCGGCGGAGGTGCTGGAGTCCAAGCCGCGCTACACGCGCACCGGCAACCGCATCCCCAACGCCGTGGAGCGCTGCGCGGGCAACGGGTGCTTCGACGAGGACGTGCCCTTCTGCGGCCGGAGCCTGCGCATCGGCTTCGTCAACTACAACCGAGGCCCGGGCTGCTACGTGCACTCGCACGGCCACGGGCTGGAGTGGACCTCCAACAGCGGCGCGGTGCCCGCGCTGACGGAGTGGTTCACCCCGCTGGCCCGATTCGATCTCGACACGCGATACAGCCTGCCCTTCTCCAAGTGGTACGACATGGGCTGCGCCACCGAGCCGTGCCTGAGCTTCCCCTCCGCCACGAGCGCCCGCGTCGTCCACCAGGGCTCCACATACAACGTGAACCCGTACGACGCGGCCTGCGGCAACGTGCACTTCCCGCCCAACGGCGTCAGCCACTACGACTACGGCAACGCCACCTCGGTGCGCACCTCGTGCTCCGGCTTCGGCCGCCACCAGGGAGCGGGCGGCACCGACGCCACCGAGCTCGTGAACAAGGACACCTGGGCCCGCTACCTGCCCCTGGCCAATGACTGCGGCGGCGAGTTCCTCGTCTGGTGGTTTCAGAACATGCCGGGCTACAACTCGGGACAGACCTACTCGGATGGGAGGCCCATGCCCTCCCTCTGGCCGTTCTTCTTCTACTGA
- a CDS encoding aromatic amino acid hydroxylase: MTPTERTLARLPAHLRRYVVGQDYASYTPRDHAVWRHILLRLRNHLSDKAHSAYLDGLEATGISVERIPSLDEMNEKLARLGWGAVGVRGFIPGAVFTELQTLGVLAIAADIRTHEHIQYTPAPDIVHESAGHAPIIANARYAQYLKRCGMTGFKAIASVEDLAIFEAIRNLSVVKEDPAATKEEVEHAQARLDAANNSSRYVSESTRAGRLYWWTAEYGLVGSLENPRLYGAGLLSSIGEAEHCLTPAVKKVPLTVACTETEYDITRMQPQLFVARDFEHLFEVLEQFEASMAWKRGGDYGLHEALRARSVNHLVLSDGREVTGKVMELTAGLRPVAEGLGTALVHLEGPVLLSHEGKAQGKPWTGNALVAFGAGTLPERGEFQLELASGLRLKGFAVGDGEVLHLQGWLGERKLELPSVSRLYLSERVPSVAGGPGDPGTWDHWFGELNAFAAGDGEARARARKAESLPKPLAALYREVRALRESGDVRPDRLEQLVRAASAFPDEWLLHEEVAELRSSLSLPPVKSAFTEQRAHP, translated from the coding sequence ATGACCCCGACGGAGAGGACCCTGGCCCGCCTGCCTGCCCACCTGCGGCGCTACGTGGTGGGACAGGACTACGCGTCCTATACGCCGCGAGACCACGCGGTGTGGCGCCACATCCTCCTCCGTCTGCGCAACCACTTGTCGGACAAGGCCCATTCCGCCTACCTGGACGGGCTCGAGGCCACCGGCATCAGCGTGGAGCGCATCCCCAGCCTGGATGAGATGAACGAGAAGCTGGCGCGGCTCGGCTGGGGCGCCGTGGGCGTGCGCGGCTTCATTCCTGGCGCGGTGTTCACCGAGTTGCAAACCCTGGGCGTGCTGGCCATCGCCGCGGACATCCGCACCCACGAGCACATCCAGTACACGCCCGCGCCGGACATCGTCCACGAGAGCGCCGGCCACGCCCCCATCATCGCCAACGCGCGCTACGCCCAGTACCTCAAGCGCTGCGGCATGACGGGCTTCAAGGCCATTGCCTCCGTGGAGGACCTGGCCATCTTCGAGGCCATCCGCAACCTCAGCGTGGTGAAGGAGGATCCCGCCGCCACGAAGGAGGAGGTGGAGCATGCCCAGGCGCGCCTGGACGCCGCCAACAACAGCAGCCGCTACGTGAGCGAGAGCACGCGCGCCGGTCGCCTCTACTGGTGGACGGCCGAGTACGGCCTGGTGGGCAGCCTGGAGAACCCGCGCCTGTACGGCGCTGGCCTGCTGTCGAGCATCGGCGAGGCCGAGCACTGCCTCACCCCGGCGGTGAAGAAGGTCCCGCTGACCGTCGCCTGCACGGAGACCGAGTACGACATCACCCGGATGCAGCCGCAGCTCTTCGTGGCGCGCGACTTCGAGCACCTCTTCGAGGTGCTGGAGCAGTTCGAGGCCTCGATGGCCTGGAAGCGCGGCGGCGACTACGGCCTGCACGAGGCGCTGCGGGCGCGCTCGGTGAACCACCTGGTGCTCTCGGATGGGCGCGAGGTGACGGGCAAGGTGATGGAGCTGACCGCGGGCCTGCGCCCCGTGGCCGAGGGGCTGGGCACCGCGCTGGTGCACCTGGAGGGCCCCGTGCTGCTCTCGCACGAGGGCAAGGCCCAGGGCAAGCCGTGGACGGGCAACGCGCTGGTGGCCTTTGGCGCCGGCACGCTGCCGGAGCGCGGCGAGTTCCAGCTGGAGCTGGCCAGCGGCCTGCGCCTGAAGGGCTTCGCGGTGGGAGACGGCGAGGTGCTCCACCTGCAGGGGTGGCTCGGCGAGCGGAAGCTGGAGCTGCCGTCGGTGTCGCGCCTCTACCTCAGCGAGCGCGTGCCGTCCGTGGCGGGCGGCCCCGGGGATCCGGGCACGTGGGACCACTGGTTCGGAGAGCTCAACGCCTTCGCCGCGGGCGATGGCGAGGCTCGGGCGCGGGCGCGCAAGGCCGAGTCCCTGCCCAAGCCCCTGGCCGCGCTGTATCGCGAGGTGCGAGCCCTGCGCGAGTCGGGTGACGTGCGGCCCGACCGCCTGGAGCAGCTCGTTCGGGCCGCCAGCGCGTTCCCGGACGAGTGGCTGCTCCATGAAGAGGTGGCGGAGCTCCGTTCCTCCCTCTCCCTGCCTCCCGTGAAGAGCGCGTTCACCGAGCAGCGCGCCCACCCGTAG
- a CDS encoding S-methyl-5'-thioadenosine phosphorylase, giving the protein MSTSSKPVIGIIGGSGLYQIDGLTDVSWRKVSSPFGEPSDELCFGTLEGQQVVFLPRHGRGHRIPPSELNFRANIDALKRSGVTNILSLSAVGSLREDLPPGTFVVVDQFIDRTFARQKSFFGTGCVAHVSMAHPVCRRIGDAVMTASAGMDIKVHRGGTYLVMEGPQFSSLAESELYRSWKCDVIGMTNMPEAKLAREAEICYATVAMVTDFDCWHPSHDAVTVEQVISVLLANAGKARALIKKVVPLLGGQQGPCKHGCQTCLDTALITAPEARDPAVMQRLDAVAGRVLRR; this is encoded by the coding sequence ATGTCCACCTCCTCCAAGCCCGTCATCGGCATCATCGGCGGTAGCGGCCTCTACCAGATCGACGGCCTGACGGACGTCTCATGGCGCAAGGTGTCATCGCCCTTCGGAGAGCCCTCGGACGAGCTGTGCTTCGGCACCCTCGAGGGCCAGCAGGTGGTGTTCCTGCCCCGGCACGGCCGCGGCCACCGCATCCCGCCCTCCGAGCTCAACTTCCGCGCCAACATCGACGCGCTCAAGCGCAGCGGCGTCACGAACATCCTCTCCCTGTCCGCGGTGGGCAGCCTGCGCGAGGACCTGCCTCCCGGCACCTTCGTCGTCGTGGACCAGTTCATTGACCGGACCTTCGCTCGCCAGAAGAGCTTCTTCGGCACCGGCTGCGTGGCCCACGTCTCCATGGCCCACCCGGTCTGCCGCCGCATCGGCGACGCCGTGATGACCGCCAGCGCGGGCATGGACATCAAGGTTCACCGAGGCGGCACCTACCTCGTGATGGAGGGCCCCCAGTTCTCGTCGCTCGCCGAGAGCGAGCTGTACCGGAGCTGGAAGTGCGACGTCATCGGCATGACCAACATGCCCGAGGCCAAGCTCGCCCGGGAGGCGGAGATCTGCTACGCGACCGTGGCCATGGTGACGGACTTCGACTGCTGGCACCCCAGCCATGACGCCGTCACCGTCGAGCAGGTCATCTCCGTGCTGCTGGCCAACGCCGGCAAGGCGCGCGCGCTCATCAAGAAGGTGGTTCCCCTGCTGGGCGGGCAGCAGGGCCCTTGCAAGCACGGCTGCCAGACGTGCCTGGATACGGCGCTCATCACCGCTCCCGAGGCGAGGGATCCGGCCGTCATGCAGCGCCTGGATGCCGTGGCGGGGCGGGTGCTGCGGCGCTGA
- a CDS encoding STAUR_1299 family protein, giving the protein MNDADTFLRLAFAQAPAAEANTAISRTREEQGDLKSYELILPAENVRAFLLERTLPRLVDYLESVGAKLPGCGGVFLSVFAGDTLHFIHARDAMRLLSEWSGLSLEEVRQRYRPR; this is encoded by the coding sequence ATGAATGACGCCGACACCTTCCTCCGCCTCGCCTTCGCCCAGGCTCCCGCCGCCGAGGCCAACACCGCCATCTCGCGCACCCGCGAGGAGCAGGGAGACCTGAAGAGCTACGAGCTCATCCTGCCCGCCGAGAACGTCCGCGCCTTCCTGCTGGAGCGCACGCTGCCCAGGCTCGTGGACTACCTCGAGTCCGTCGGCGCGAAGCTGCCCGGCTGCGGAGGCGTGTTCCTCTCGGTGTTCGCCGGGGACACGCTCCACTTCATCCACGCGCGGGACGCCATGCGGCTCCTGTCCGAGTGGAGCGGCCTGTCCCTGGAGGAGGTGAGGCAGCGCTACCGCCCGCGCTAG
- a CDS encoding 3-oxoacyl-ACP synthase III family protein, whose translation MPSAFTRVLGSGFVVGEHCVKNETLSKICDTSDDWIRERTGIEQRYFVEEGVATSDLGVRAARKALEDAKVAPEQIDYIVFATMTPDYYFPGCGGLLQAKLGLSNVPALDIRQQCSGFIYGLQVCDALLRSGAATRILFVGAEVHTGFMPWSKQAFDLITGKAEGVLPKEEHDFNTKFRDRTSLFGDAAGALVLGPTDNQERGLLGFVLHSDGSKAESLYVSSAGFAYRPYVGGDTHIREARYVPTMDGRTVYKMAVSKMPEAVNEVCQKVGVTVDDISMLIAHQANLRINEAVQKALKLPDERVYNNIQRYGNTTAATIPIAYDECRRSGKVKAGDLVCFVGLGAGFHWGAALMRE comes from the coding sequence ATGCCCTCTGCCTTCACTCGAGTTCTAGGGAGCGGTTTCGTCGTCGGGGAGCACTGCGTCAAGAACGAGACGCTGTCCAAGATCTGCGACACTTCGGACGACTGGATCCGCGAGCGCACCGGTATCGAGCAGCGGTACTTCGTCGAGGAGGGGGTCGCCACGAGCGATCTCGGCGTCCGGGCGGCCCGCAAGGCGCTCGAGGATGCGAAGGTGGCGCCCGAGCAGATCGACTACATCGTCTTCGCCACGATGACGCCGGACTACTACTTCCCGGGCTGTGGCGGCCTGCTCCAGGCGAAGCTGGGGCTGAGCAACGTGCCGGCGCTGGACATCCGCCAGCAGTGCAGCGGCTTCATCTATGGCCTGCAGGTCTGTGACGCACTGCTCCGTTCCGGGGCGGCCACGCGCATCCTCTTCGTGGGAGCCGAGGTCCACACCGGCTTCATGCCCTGGTCCAAGCAGGCGTTCGACCTCATCACGGGCAAGGCGGAGGGAGTGCTCCCGAAGGAGGAGCACGACTTCAACACGAAATTCCGGGACCGGACGTCGCTGTTCGGCGACGCGGCGGGCGCGCTGGTGCTGGGCCCCACGGACAACCAGGAGCGGGGCCTGCTGGGCTTCGTGCTGCACTCGGACGGGAGCAAGGCGGAGAGCCTGTACGTGTCGTCTGCGGGCTTCGCCTACCGGCCGTACGTGGGCGGCGACACGCACATCCGCGAGGCGCGCTACGTGCCGACGATGGATGGGCGCACGGTGTACAAGATGGCCGTGTCGAAGATGCCCGAGGCCGTGAACGAGGTGTGCCAGAAGGTCGGCGTGACGGTGGATGACATCTCCATGCTGATCGCCCACCAGGCCAACCTGCGCATCAACGAGGCGGTGCAGAAGGCGCTCAAGCTGCCGGACGAGCGCGTCTACAACAACATCCAGCGCTACGGGAACACCACCGCGGCGACCATCCCCATCGCCTATGACGAGTGCCGCCGCAGCGGCAAGGTGAAGGCTGGAGACCTGGTGTGCTTCGTGGGCCTGGGCGCCGGGTTCCACTGGGGTGCGGCGCTGATGCGCGAGTAG